One segment of Solanum lycopersicum chromosome 1, SLM_r2.1 DNA contains the following:
- the LOC101260875 gene encoding metacaspase-3-like gives MDVRRCKCQRCGMNIAAPIGAQTIICPRCQFVTQLQPPRHNGFANNNMRPEFPAYPARPRRMNPNVNNNFKPQQFNRPMSPQINNIRPPPVHGRKRAVLCGINYRGHAKSLKGSINDALSMRYFLVEKLGFPIASVIVLTEDEKDPYKYPTKANIRSALRWLVHGCRSGDSLVFHYSGHGARVRDRDGDEIDGHDESLCPVDYETEGRILDDEINSTIVRPLPPGAILHGIIDTCFSGTFLDLPFLCRINRAGYFKWEDHRMRAYKGTSGGTAFSISACDDHQNSGDTTAFTGVPMGALTYSFIQTLEQETKLTYGRLIMSMQNKIQETQKALGLNGANETQEPQLSSSEPFDIHSKLVAI, from the exons ATGGACGTGAGAAGATGCAAATGCCAGAGGTGCGGCATGAATATAGCAGCTCCCATCGGAGCTCAAACAATTATCTGTCCAAGATGCCAATTTGTTACGCAACTCCAACCTCCAAGACACAATGGTTTTGCTAATAACAATATGCGCCCGGAATTTCCAGCTTATCCTGCAAGGCCAAGAAGGATGAATCCAAATGTCAATAATAATTTCAAGCCCCAACAATTCAACAGACCTATGTCACCTCAGATTAATAATATCCGACCTCCTCCAGTACATGGACGAAAGCGAGCAGTTCTATGCGGAATCAATTACCGGGGTCATGCAAAGAGCCTGAAGGGAAGCATTAATGATGCTTTATCCATGAGATATTTTCTGGTTGAGAAATTGGGGTTCCCAATTGCATCAGTAATTGTCCTTACAG aGGATGAGAAAGATCCATACAAATACCCAACCAAGGCTAATATCAGATCAGCCTTACGTTGGCTTGTTCATGGTTGTCGGTCAGGGGACTCCCTAGTGTTTCACTACTCTGGCCATGGAGCACGAGTACGAGACCGTGATGGTGATGAGATTGATGGTCATGATGAATCATTATGCCCTGTTGATTACGAAACAGAAGGAAGGATACTAGATGATGAGATCAATAGTACCATTGTAAGGCCTTTACCCCCTGGAGCCATACTTCATGGAATAATTGATACATGCTTCAGTGGAACTTTCCTAGATTTGCCCTTTTTGTGCAGAATAAACAG GGCAGGATACTTTAAATGGGAAGATCATCGGATGCGAGCATACAAAGGTACCAGCGGTGGAACAGCTTTCTCTATCAGTGCCTGTGACGATCATCAAAATTCTGGAGATACAACG GCATTCACAGGCGTTCCTATGGGTGCCCTGACTTATAGTTTCATCCAAACATTGGAGCAAGAGACTAAATTGACTTATGGACGGCTAATCATGAGTATGCAAAATAAGATTCAAGAAACACAGAAAGCACTAGGCCTTAATGGTGCAAATGAAACTCAG GAGCCTCAACTATCCTCATCTGAGCCGTTTGATATACACTCGAAGCTGGTGGCTATATAG
- the LOC101259293 gene encoding uncharacterized protein, whose amino-acid sequence MRFLGPQISHSCRLPLTGEFSDQGAMTESTSSSIAPLLLRNLLTSAFIIADKPFILLAERYKLLETIRYFLISAFLFFLRLLPSLFPSLNPSGENYGYPLKPKKGEIYSPAAAGGGAESGISRALTQLLSIVNDIPVSSRKYEVVRSLAERLIDENLLEGNEALREVNCAALSAAFTRTLNQLESAMMAEEGGGVSGFVSGGGRDGGDYVGKLSRGLRAIRYYGDVVWQRGRARNQMSQFGCSAEKLAAELLWLAQKMEACGCVDEAVYMWASASHVAWVALSAEPRLQGSLVKVSAFLFKQSREIVKIAEDEESTKEHRRRTNMNMLMSWLPLLCRASNGTDSPVLSISERAELERILEQIIWTLEQEEEQEKVLSLWLHHFTYCPSSDWPNLHDCYTRWCTASRKLLLR is encoded by the exons ATGCGTTTTCTTGGACCTCAAATTTCTCATTCTTGTCGTCTACCATTGACGGGAGAATTTTCCGACCAAGGGGCCATGACAGAAAGTACTTCTTCCTCCATAGCTCCGTTGCTTCTGAGAAACTTATTGACATCGGCGTTTATCATCGCTGATAAACCCTTCATTCTCTTAGCAGAAAGATATAAACTTCTGGAAACTATACGTTATTTCTTGATTTCagcttttctcttctttcttcgcCTTTTACCATCTTTATTTCCTTCGCTGAATCCTTCCGGAGAAAATTACGGTTACCCTTTGAAGCCTAAAAAGGGGGAGATTTATTCTCCGGCCGCCGCGGGCGGCGGTGCGGAGTCGGGGATATCTAGGGCTTTGACTCAATTGTTGTCAATTGTGAATGATATTCCGGTGAGTTCAAGGAAATATGAAGTTGTGAGATCATTGGCCGAGAGGCTAATTGATGAAAATCTCTTGGAGGGTAACGAAGCATTGAGGGAAGTGAATTGCGCCGCTTTGTCTGCGGCTTTTACGCGGACGCTTAATCAGCTTGAATCCGCCATGATGGCGGAAGAAGGCGGAGGTGTTAGTGGATTTGTGTCTGGTGGAGGCCGAGATGGCGGTGATTACGTAGGTAAGTTGAGCCGCGGTTTGAGGGCGATTAGGTATTATGGAGACGTTGTGTGGCAGCGCGGTAGGGCGAGGAACCAGATGAGCCAATTTGGGTGCTCGGCTGAGAAGCTGGCGGCGGAGTTGTTATGGCTTGCTCAGAAGATGGAAGCTTGTGGTTGTGTTGATGAAGCTGTTTATATGTGGGCTTCGGCTTCACATGTTGCTTGGGTTGCTCTTTCTGCTGAACCGCGGCTTCAGGGGTCTCTTGTTAAGGTTTCAG CTTTCTTATTCAAACAATCCAGAGAAATAGTAAAGATTGCCGAGGATGAAGAAAGTACAAAAGAGCATCGCAGGCGAACAAACATGAATATGCTGATGTCATGGCTGCCATTGCTATGTCGAGCAAGCAATGGCACAGACTCTCCAGTCCTGAGTATTAGCGAAAGGGCTGAGCTTGAAAGAATATTAGAGCAGATCATATGGACATTGGAACAAGAAGAGGAGCAAGAAAAGGTGTTGTCCCTTTGGCTTCACCATTTCACCTATTGCCCTTCTTCCGACTGGCCCAACCTCCATGATTGCTACACTCGCTGGTGCACAGCTTCTCGTAAGCTCTTGCTTCGATGA